The segment AGACCCCCGCGGGAAGTCCGTCCCCGCTGAAGGGTGTCTGGTGCATGCCGGGGCTCAGTTCATGGCGGGCCACGCTTTGTCAGTCGTCACTCCAGATGCTGATTTTTCGGGAAAGCCCTTCATTTTCCTCTTGACACAATTCCCCCCTTCCAAAATCCTGCCTTCTCAATTTAGAAAAAAAGGTGGTGATTTGTTTGCCGACAGTAGTTTCCAAAGAGAATGAGTCTTTCGATTACCTGTTGAAAAGGTTCAAGAAGAAATGCGAGAAAGCCGCAATCCTTTCTGAGATCAAAAAGAGACAGGCCTACGAGAAGCCCAGCGTGAAGAAAAAACGCGAAGAAAACGCTTCCAAACGCAAGATGCTCAAGATCCAGCGCAGAATGCAGCGCTACATGAGGTAGCCGCGGGCGTTTCCGTTATTTTGCCTAATGAACCGTTTGCAACAGGGATTCGTCCCTGTTTGCTTTTTTATTTCTATAAAAAAAGAGGTAAATCATGGGTATCATCGACTGGCTCATCCTGATCATACTCGCCCTGTCGGCCTTTCAGGGGCTTCGCAAGGGTTTGGCGTCAACGCTGGTGCGCGTCGGCGCCGTCATTGCCGTCTTTATGCTCATCGGACAGATTTTTCCCCTGGTGAAAAACGGCCTGATAGAAAACCTCAGGCTGGGCCTGGTTCCAGCCACCCTGCTTGCCGCGCTGCTCATCATCGTGGTGGTGGCGGTGATGGTGGGCATCGTGAACCTCATCTTCAAGAAAGTCCTCAAGGTCACGAAGCTATCCGGCCTGAACAAGTTCCTGGGCCTGGTCTTCGGTTTCCTGAACGGCCTGATGGTGGTGATCGTGCTGATGGTGCTGCTGGACTACATCCCGAAACTGTCCACCCCGCTCAAGGACGGCTCCCGCCATCGGGTTTACGTCGCCGTGGACACCTTCAAGGAAGACCTCTTCACCGTCCTCAAATTTGAGGAACGCGACCGCTTCCAGCAGATCAAGGCGAAGCTCAAAAAGGACAACAACCAGACCCAGACCGGAAAATGAACGCCCCCGAGCTTTACGCGGACCTGGAATACGCCCGGCTGGTGGAACAGGTGGCCGTCCGTTGCCACAGCCAGTTGGGAAAGGACCTCTCTGCCGGACTCGCGCCCCTGACCGATAAAAAGGCCATTGAGGCCTCGTTGCGCCTGGTGGGCGAGCTTCAGGAATGCTTGAAACACGGCCTGGAAAAGGATTTCAGCGACTTGGCCGACCTTGGCCCCCTCTTCCGCGAAGCCCAATATTCCCTCTTTGCCTACGAGGAATTTCATCTCGTTTGGCTCAACGCCCGCCTTGCCAGTGGGATAGCCGCCTCTGCCTCCGCCCTGGAAACCTTTCCCTCCTTGCGCCGCCTCTGGCTGAAAATCTCCGCCCTGGATTGGGTTTGCGAGCGTTTCGACCGCATTTTCGATCCCGAGGGCGAGGTGCTTGATTCCGCCTCGCCGGAGCTTTCGCGCATCCGAAAACGCCAGGCTTCGCTTCAGCGCGGGATCATGAAGACCATGCAGGGAATGCTGGGCGACCCCCGCCTCGTAGGCTATCTCCAGGATAAATTCAT is part of the Candidatus Cloacimonadota bacterium genome and harbors:
- the rpsU gene encoding 30S ribosomal protein S21 produces the protein MPTVVSKENESFDYLLKRFKKKCEKAAILSEIKKRQAYEKPSVKKKREENASKRKMLKIQRRMQRYMR
- a CDS encoding CvpA family protein, producing the protein MGIIDWLILIILALSAFQGLRKGLASTLVRVGAVIAVFMLIGQIFPLVKNGLIENLRLGLVPATLLAALLIIVVVAVMVGIVNLIFKKVLKVTKLSGLNKFLGLVFGFLNGLMVVIVLMVLLDYIPKLSTPLKDGSRHRVYVAVDTFKEDLFTVLKFEERDRFQQIKAKLKKDNNQTQTGK